Sequence from the Priestia megaterium genome:
TGACCACCGAACTGTACAACCACACCTTCTGGTTTTTCTAAATCGATGATATGCATCACATCTTCAATCGTCAGCGGCTCGAAGTATAATTTATCTGAAATACTGAAGTCAGTTGATACTGTTTCTGGATTGTTATTTACAATAATCGCCTCGTATCCAGCTTCTTTAATCGCCCACACGGAGTGAACTGTTGCATAGTCAAACTCAATTCCTTGCCCGATGCGGATTGGACCTGACCCTAACACTACAACGCTTTTACGATCTGTAACAATCGATTCGTTTTCATCTTCAAACGTACCGTAGAAATATGGTGTTGTAGATTCAAATTCAGCTGCACATGTATCTACTGTTTTGTACACTGGCATCACGCCATTTTGTTTGCGGAAGTCATATACTTCACGCTCTGTTTGATTCCATAGCTTAGCAATCGTGCAGTCTGCAAATCCCATTTTTTTTGCTTCCTGTAAAACTTCTACGTTATGAATCTCTTCTTTTAACACATTTTCAAAAGCAATCACTTTTTCAAGTTTTACTAAGAAGAAGAGATCGATTTTGCTCCAGTCATGAATTTGCTGAATTGTTACGCCGCGGCGAATGGCTTCTGCGATGTAGAATAATCGCTCATCACCAGCTTTGCGAATACGTTTTTCAATAATTGCATCATCAAATTCATGCGCATCTTTTAGCTCTAAGTGATGAACGTTTGACTCAAGTGAGCGTACGGCTTTTAAAATTGACTCTTCGAATGTACGGCCAATTGCCATTACTTCCCCTGTTGCTTTCATCTGTGTACCCAGTTTACGGTTAGCTGATTCAAATTTATCAAACGGCCAGCGTGGAATTTTAGATACGATGTAATCTAGTGCAGGTTCGAAACATGCGTACGTCTTCCCAGTTACCGGGTTCATCATTTCATCTAATGTTAACCCTACCGCAATTTTTGCTGCTAATTTTGCAATTGGATACCCTGTTGCTTTTGATGCTAAAGCCGACGAGCGGCTTACACGAGGGTTTACTTCAATTACGTAATACTGGAAGCTTTCTGGGTCTAGTGCTAGCTGAACGTTACATCCGCCTTCGATTTTAAGCGCTCGGATAATTGTTAGTGACGCATTTCTAAGCAGCTGATACTCACGGTCGCTTAGCGTTTGGCTTGGTGCTACAACAATTGAATCTCCCGTATGAATACCGACCGGATCAAAGTTTTCCATATTACATACTACGATCGCATTATCGTTTGCATCGCGCATTACTTCATATTCAATTTCTTTAAAGCCTGCAATGCTTTTCTCAAGTAAGCACTGTGTTACAGGACTGTGTTTTAATCCACTTGTTACAATTTCAATCAACTCTTGCTCGTTGTTACAAATTCCGCCTCCCGTACCGCCAAGCGTATAAGCAGGACGCACGATTACCGGATAGTTTACTTGTTCAACAAACGCATACGCTTCGTCTAGCGTATGAATGATTTCACTTGCTGGGACAGGCTGATTTAGTTCATTCATTAGTGAACGGAACTGCTCACGGTCTTCAGCTTGTTCAATCGCCGATAATTTTGTCCCGAGAATTTCTACGTTAAATTCATCTAAAATGCCTGTTTCATGTAATTCTACCGCTAAGTTCAATCCCGTTTGACCGCCAAG
This genomic interval carries:
- the carB gene encoding carbamoyl-phosphate synthase large subunit — translated: MPKRQDINTILVIGSGPIVIGQAAEFDYAGAQACIALKEEGYKVILVNSNPATIMTDSEMADKVYIEPLTVEFVSSIIRKERPDALLPTLGGQTGLNLAVELHETGILDEFNVEILGTKLSAIEQAEDREQFRSLMNELNQPVPASEIIHTLDEAYAFVEQVNYPVIVRPAYTLGGTGGGICNNEQELIEIVTSGLKHSPVTQCLLEKSIAGFKEIEYEVMRDANDNAIVVCNMENFDPVGIHTGDSIVVAPSQTLSDREYQLLRNASLTIIRALKIEGGCNVQLALDPESFQYYVIEVNPRVSRSSALASKATGYPIAKLAAKIAVGLTLDEMMNPVTGKTYACFEPALDYIVSKIPRWPFDKFESANRKLGTQMKATGEVMAIGRTFEESILKAVRSLESNVHHLELKDAHEFDDAIIEKRIRKAGDERLFYIAEAIRRGVTIQQIHDWSKIDLFFLVKLEKVIAFENVLKEEIHNVEVLQEAKKMGFADCTIAKLWNQTEREVYDFRKQNGVMPVYKTVDTCAAEFESTTPYFYGTFEDENESIVTDRKSVVVLGSGPIRIGQGIEFDYATVHSVWAIKEAGYEAIIVNNNPETVSTDFSISDKLYFEPLTIEDVMHIIDLEKPEGVVVQFGGQTAINLADELEARGVKILGTSLESLDAAEDRKKFEATLARLEVPQPLGKTVTSVEEAVVVAKEIGYPVLVRPSYVLGGRAMEIVYKEEELLHYMKHAVKVHADHPVLIDRYLTGKEIEVDAISDGETVVIPGIMEHVERAGVHSGDSIAVYPPQTLSQDVKDTIIDYTTRIAKGLNIIGLLNIQFVLSKGEVFVLEVNPRSSRTVPFLSKITRIPMANVATKVILGTSLRELGYESGIHPEEEGVYVKVPVFSFAKLRRVDITLGPEMKSTGEVMGQDSTYEKALYKGLIASGMSIKPYGSVLMTVSDKDKEEATALAKRFANIGYQVIATEGTASTFTKEDIRVKIVNKIHHEDHNLLDVIRKGEAQLVINTLTKGKQPARDGFKIRREAVENGVPCLTSLDTAEAILRVLETISFHTTPMKKVRPTKEVTTV